From Candidatus Pedobacter colombiensis, one genomic window encodes:
- a CDS encoding cytochrome B, whose product MYQILKSAHSGWRYLVLILLVVAIIQALSGWLGKKPYTEGNRKVNLFTLISAHIQLLMGLILYFMHDWYKVDSSVAIGRYWKMEHIGMMIFAIVLITVGNARSKKGTDAAVKHRSVALYFGLALIIIIAAIVAMVKADPSRSFFGVS is encoded by the coding sequence ATGTATCAGATTTTAAAAAGCGCACATTCAGGTTGGCGTTACCTGGTTTTAATTTTATTGGTAGTGGCAATTATTCAGGCGTTGTCTGGGTGGCTTGGCAAAAAACCATATACTGAAGGAAATAGAAAAGTAAACCTTTTCACTTTAATATCTGCACACATTCAACTTTTAATGGGCTTAATCCTCTATTTTATGCATGATTGGTATAAAGTAGATAGTTCTGTCGCAATAGGTCGTTATTGGAAAATGGAACATATAGGAATGATGATTTTTGCCATTGTTCTAATCACGGTAGGAAATGCGAGATCTAAGAAAGGCACAGATGCAGCGGTGAAACATCGTTCTGTTGCGCTTTATTTTGGCCTTGCATTGATCATTATTATAGCTGCAATTGTAGCGATGGTTAAGGCAGATCCGAGTCGTTCATTCTTTGGTGTTTCATAA
- a CDS encoding single-stranded DNA-binding protein: MSGINKVILVGHLGKDPEVRHLEGGVTVASFPLATSETYNKDGKRIEQTEWHNIVLWRGLAEVASKYLQKGKLVYIEGKLRTRSFEDREKVKKYVTEVVAENFTILGRKSDFEQTPVSNEGATPKSESEYTNLTDPSGDLPF, translated from the coding sequence ATGTCAGGTATTAACAAAGTTATTTTAGTCGGACATTTAGGCAAAGATCCTGAGGTAAGACATTTAGAAGGAGGTGTAACTGTAGCTAGTTTTCCGCTGGCAACATCAGAAACCTATAACAAAGATGGCAAAAGAATAGAGCAAACAGAGTGGCATAATATTGTTTTGTGGAGGGGATTGGCAGAGGTGGCTTCTAAGTATTTGCAGAAAGGCAAGCTGGTATATATTGAAGGGAAATTGCGTACACGCTCTTTTGAAGATAGAGAAAAGGTTAAGAAATATGTAACGGAAGTAGTTGCAGAGAATTTTACAATCCTGGGTAGGAAAAGCGACTTTGAACAAACGCCGGTGAGTAACGAAGGAGCAACACCAAAAAGTGAAAGTGAGTATACAAATCTAACAGATCCATCTGGAGATTTGCCATTTTGA
- a CDS encoding DUF4270 domain-containing protein, with protein MKFTKQDLLTLLIGLFLFASCKNSNTIGLDLDSNSQIKGVLMDSATVTSQTLRDTVTSGVSLVRYPLGAMADAVFGTSSAGLAMAIGLPNMDYSGYKFGTNPTIDSAVLVLPFTQIYGDTTTSVYTVTVNQLTNDLSKEKAYPTNANWPFNATVLGTFSGKIKPTTRTSITDIVTGGPDTLKSVVPQMRIKLTNSFIQQQILNQDSVTLSKPNNFFSSFKGLKLTATSTNKGGIMFFNFSGTDGKLEIYYKRKNATTPTNIDTVAVNFPIGGGISPVTATVNHNYTGTDINTQLTVTKPTTPYTVTYLQALAGLRNKISFPYLKNFVANTKKTENGGNANTKVIVNKAELVIDLADNQTDIIPFSAAQRLSLYRYDIAGQRVNVPDNDNSVQGSYTGDPRALGSDILFGGYFDSVRKRYVFSITAYIQDLLDGKPDYGTFLAPSSLTEFNISPSVTSAARSIISKHKNTPVAGDKTLKLNIYYTQIN; from the coding sequence ATGAAATTTACAAAACAAGACTTATTAACCCTGTTGATAGGTCTTTTTCTTTTTGCTTCCTGTAAAAATTCCAATACCATAGGTTTGGACCTGGATTCTAATTCTCAAATTAAAGGTGTACTGATGGATTCTGCTACAGTTACATCGCAAACTTTAAGAGATACTGTAACATCAGGAGTATCATTAGTCAGATACCCTCTGGGTGCCATGGCTGATGCTGTATTTGGTACATCTTCAGCAGGCCTGGCAATGGCCATTGGCTTGCCAAATATGGATTATAGTGGTTATAAGTTTGGCACAAATCCTACGATAGACTCAGCAGTACTGGTTTTACCTTTTACGCAGATTTATGGGGATACAACTACATCAGTATACACCGTAACGGTAAATCAGCTTACAAACGATTTATCAAAAGAGAAGGCATACCCAACTAATGCAAACTGGCCTTTTAACGCCACTGTTCTTGGAACTTTTAGTGGTAAAATCAAACCAACCACAAGGACATCTATTACAGATATTGTCACTGGTGGCCCAGATACTTTAAAGTCTGTTGTTCCACAGATGAGGATTAAGCTGACAAATAGTTTTATTCAACAGCAAATCTTGAATCAAGACTCCGTTACTTTATCCAAACCGAACAATTTCTTTAGTTCTTTTAAAGGCTTGAAGCTTACTGCGACATCAACCAACAAAGGGGGAATCATGTTTTTCAATTTTTCCGGAACAGATGGCAAACTAGAGATTTATTATAAAAGAAAAAATGCAACGACTCCAACTAATATAGATACAGTAGCCGTTAATTTCCCAATAGGAGGTGGTATAAGCCCTGTAACAGCAACTGTTAATCATAATTACACAGGAACAGACATCAACACCCAACTTACTGTAACAAAGCCTACCACTCCTTATACCGTAACGTATTTACAAGCGCTGGCTGGCTTAAGAAATAAAATTTCTTTCCCGTATCTAAAGAATTTCGTTGCCAATACAAAAAAAACAGAGAATGGTGGTAATGCCAATACGAAGGTTATTGTAAACAAAGCCGAGCTGGTAATTGACCTGGCTGACAACCAAACTGACATTATTCCTTTTAGTGCTGCACAGCGTCTTTCTCTTTATAGGTATGACATTGCCGGGCAAAGAGTAAATGTTCCAGATAATGACAATAGTGTACAAGGCTCATACACTGGAGATCCTAGAGCACTTGGAAGTGACATATTGTTTGGTGGCTATTTCGATTCAGTTAGAAAAAGATATGTTTTTTCGATTACCGCATACATTCAAGACCTTCTGGATGGCAAGCCGGATTACGGAACATTTTTGGCGCCAAGTTCGCTTACTGAGTTCAACATCAGTCCTTCGGTAACTTCTGCAGCACGTTCAATTATTAGTAAACACAAAAATACCCCTGTAGCAGGAGACAAAACACTAAAATTAAATATTTACTATACTCAGATAAATTAA
- the glmS gene encoding glutamine--fructose-6-phosphate transaminase (isomerizing), with the protein MCGIVGYIGHREAWPIVLKGLKRLEYRGYDSAGIALINDSGLNIYKKAGKVQELENFAKGKNLSGTIGIGHTRWATHGAPSDRNSHPHTSNNGKLTIIHNGIIENYATLKEELLTRGHEFKSDTDTEVLIHLIEEVYKNDNIDLLEAVRLALNGVTGAYAIVVMDEDQPGQLIAARKGSPMVIGVGDGEYFIASDATPIVEYTKNVIYLNDNEIAFLKRDELLIKRLDNVVQTPYIQELELKLEMLEKSGYEHFMLKEIFEQARSIRDCMRGRIYPDEGKVQLGGIKEYADKLKNIDRIIIVACGTSWHAGLVGEYLIEEYARIPVEVEYASEFRYRNPIITEKDVVIAISQSGETADTMAAIEMAKEKGATIFGVCNVVGASIPRLTHAGVYTHAGPEIGVASTKAFTAQVTVLTLMAFYMAQQKGTLTHSKLVELLTELDCIPDKIQAALESNDMIKEIARKFKDSRNCLFLGRGSGFPVALEGALKLKEISYIHAEGYPAAEMKHGPIALIDEEMPVVVIATKNSSYEKVISNIQEVKARKGIVLAIVTQGDVEVRKMVDYCIEIPDSSEAFLPLLATIPLQLLSYHIAVLRGCNVDQPRNLAKSVTVE; encoded by the coding sequence ATGTGTGGAATAGTTGGTTACATAGGTCATAGGGAAGCCTGGCCTATAGTTCTTAAAGGACTAAAAAGATTAGAATATCGCGGCTATGATAGCGCCGGTATTGCCTTAATTAATGATTCAGGGTTAAATATTTATAAAAAAGCAGGTAAAGTTCAAGAACTTGAAAACTTTGCTAAGGGTAAGAACCTATCTGGAACAATAGGAATTGGACATACCAGATGGGCAACACACGGGGCTCCTTCTGACAGGAATTCACACCCTCATACTTCTAACAATGGCAAACTTACAATCATCCATAATGGGATTATAGAAAATTATGCTACCCTGAAAGAAGAATTGCTGACCAGAGGTCATGAATTTAAGAGTGACACCGATACAGAAGTATTGATTCATTTGATTGAGGAGGTTTATAAGAACGACAATATTGATTTACTGGAAGCAGTTAGATTGGCGTTGAACGGGGTTACTGGTGCTTATGCCATCGTAGTCATGGACGAGGACCAACCGGGACAACTGATTGCGGCCAGAAAAGGCAGTCCAATGGTAATTGGGGTAGGTGATGGTGAATATTTTATCGCTTCTGATGCCACTCCTATCGTAGAATACACCAAGAATGTAATTTATTTGAACGATAACGAAATTGCTTTTTTAAAGCGTGATGAATTATTGATCAAACGTTTGGATAATGTAGTTCAGACTCCCTATATCCAGGAGCTGGAGCTTAAACTGGAAATGCTTGAAAAAAGTGGATACGAGCATTTCATGTTGAAGGAAATATTTGAGCAGGCGCGTTCTATCAGGGACTGTATGCGTGGCAGGATCTATCCTGATGAAGGAAAAGTACAACTAGGTGGAATAAAAGAATATGCTGACAAGCTAAAAAACATAGACCGGATCATTATTGTGGCCTGTGGTACATCCTGGCACGCCGGTCTGGTTGGCGAGTATCTAATTGAGGAATATGCCCGTATTCCGGTTGAAGTTGAATATGCATCTGAGTTCCGATATAGAAATCCGATCATCACGGAAAAAGATGTCGTGATCGCTATTTCGCAATCTGGAGAAACAGCTGATACGATGGCTGCGATTGAGATGGCAAAAGAAAAAGGAGCAACTATTTTTGGTGTTTGTAATGTGGTTGGAGCATCTATTCCAAGGTTAACCCATGCAGGTGTTTATACACATGCCGGGCCGGAAATTGGTGTAGCTTCTACAAAAGCCTTTACAGCTCAGGTTACCGTGCTTACCTTAATGGCCTTCTATATGGCACAGCAAAAGGGAACATTAACGCACTCTAAATTAGTTGAACTGCTTACAGAATTGGATTGCATCCCTGACAAGATCCAGGCGGCACTTGAATCTAACGACATGATCAAGGAGATTGCCAGGAAATTTAAAGATTCCAGAAACTGTTTATTCCTTGGAAGAGGAAGCGGATTCCCTGTAGCCCTGGAGGGCGCTTTAAAGCTCAAGGAGATCTCATATATTCATGCGGAAGGTTATCCTGCTGCCGAGATGAAACATGGCCCTATCGCCTTAATTGACGAAGAAATGCCTGTTGTCGTAATTGCCACTAAAAACTCTTCATATGAAAAGGTAATCAGCAACATCCAGGAGGTAAAAGCAAGAAAAGGAATTGTGCTGGCAATTGTTACGCAAGGGGATGTCGAAGTTCGTAAAATGGTCGATTACTGCATAGAAATACCGGATTCAAGTGAGGCATTTTTACCTTTACTGGCTACGATACCTTTACAGCTCCTATCGTACCATATTGCTGTATTGAGAGGATGCAATGTCGATCAGCCAAGAAACCTGGCTAAATCGGTTACTGTAGAATAA
- a CDS encoding anthranilate synthase component I family protein codes for MKTNYIINTAYKKRLADTTTPVSIYLRLRDVFPNTILLESSDYHSRSNSVSYVCAEPVAGILLQDGVLSTYFPDGRKAEKKDFVLAEEIDAFKAEFTPTVVEDTRYISSGLFGYFTWNAVQHFEDIKFSAATPTDQKIPVMQYHIYRYIIAIDHFKNEITLFKNTFNGDDNDDLEKIEYIIQNKNFPEYSFKVDGEERSNLSNEGFMEMVEKMKKHILRGDVFQIVPSRAYNQGFLGDEFNVYRCLRSINPSPYLFYFDYGSFKLFGSSPEAQITIKDNTANIFPIAGTFKRTGNDEEDAELAKKLEQDPKESAEHVMLVDLARNDLSRHCSGVEVKSFKEVQYYSHLIHLVSKVSGHLQPDVSAFKVVADTYPAGTLSGAPKYRAMQLIDEYEGLGRNFYAGAIGYMGFNDQFNHAIMIRTFMSKNNQLHYRAGAGIVADSIAVNELNEVNNKIAALRKAIQMATDI; via the coding sequence ATGAAGACTAATTATATAATTAACACAGCTTACAAGAAAAGACTGGCAGATACTACCACTCCAGTGAGCATATATTTGCGCTTAAGAGATGTGTTTCCAAATACCATCTTGCTGGAAAGTTCGGACTATCATAGTCGTTCCAATTCGGTGAGTTATGTTTGCGCCGAGCCGGTAGCTGGTATTCTGTTACAAGATGGTGTATTGTCTACTTATTTTCCGGACGGTCGGAAAGCAGAAAAAAAGGATTTTGTACTGGCCGAAGAAATTGATGCCTTTAAGGCAGAATTTACACCGACGGTAGTTGAAGATACAAGATACATTTCGAGCGGGCTCTTTGGATATTTTACCTGGAATGCAGTGCAACATTTTGAAGATATTAAGTTTAGTGCTGCTACACCAACAGATCAGAAAATTCCCGTAATGCAGTATCATATTTACAGGTATATCATCGCTATTGATCATTTCAAAAATGAGATTACCTTGTTTAAAAATACTTTTAACGGGGATGATAATGACGATCTGGAAAAGATTGAATACATCATTCAAAATAAGAATTTCCCTGAATATAGCTTTAAGGTAGATGGCGAAGAACGATCAAACCTGAGCAATGAGGGGTTTATGGAGATGGTGGAGAAAATGAAGAAACACATTTTACGTGGGGATGTGTTCCAGATTGTACCTTCAAGGGCTTATAACCAAGGTTTTTTGGGAGATGAATTTAATGTTTACCGTTGCTTAAGGTCTATCAATCCATCGCCTTATCTGTTCTATTTTGATTATGGCAGTTTTAAGCTCTTTGGTTCTTCACCGGAGGCACAGATCACGATAAAAGATAATACTGCTAATATTTTTCCGATTGCGGGTACCTTTAAACGTACAGGGAATGACGAGGAGGATGCAGAGTTGGCTAAAAAGCTGGAGCAGGATCCTAAAGAGAGTGCTGAGCATGTAATGCTGGTAGATTTGGCAAGGAATGATCTGAGCAGGCATTGCAGTGGTGTCGAGGTGAAATCATTTAAGGAGGTACAGTACTATTCTCACCTGATCCACCTGGTGTCCAAAGTAAGTGGTCATCTTCAGCCTGATGTTTCAGCATTTAAGGTTGTTGCGGATACTTATCCGGCAGGGACACTTAGCGGCGCGCCCAAATATCGGGCTATGCAGCTGATTGATGAGTATGAAGGCTTGGGGCGTAACTTTTATGCTGGTGCAATTGGTTATATGGGCTTTAACGACCAGTTTAACCATGCCATTATGATCAGAACGTTTATGAGCAAAAATAATCAATTACACTATAGGGCAGGGGCTGGCATTGTAGCCGATTCTATTGCCGTAAATGAATTGAATGAAGTAAATAATAAAATTGCAGCCCTGCGCAAAGCAATACAAATGGCTACAGATATTTAA
- a CDS encoding aspartate 1-decarboxylase, protein MIIEILKSKIHRVRVTQAELNYVGSITIDEDLMDAAHIIPNEKVQIVNNNNGERFETYVIKGARGSGTICLNGATARKVQVGDILIIMSYGSLPIDEAKKYHPILVFPDDNNHLLK, encoded by the coding sequence ATGATTATCGAGATATTAAAATCGAAAATTCACCGTGTTAGAGTAACACAGGCGGAACTAAACTATGTGGGTAGTATTACCATTGACGAAGACTTGATGGATGCGGCCCATATCATTCCAAATGAGAAAGTACAGATAGTAAATAACAATAATGGCGAGCGTTTTGAAACCTATGTGATTAAAGGCGCGCGGGGTAGTGGTACCATTTGTTTAAATGGGGCTACTGCAAGAAAAGTTCAGGTTGGCGACATCCTGATCATTATGTCTTACGGATCTTTGCCGATAGATGAAGCGAAGAAGTACCACCCAATCCTTGTATTCCCGGATGATAACAATCACCTTTTGAAGTAG
- a CDS encoding acyl-CoA dehydrogenase, with translation MLFQLSEEQLMIQQAARDFAQTELKPGVIERDEHQKFPEEQVKKLGELGFLGMMVSEKYNGSGLDALSYVLVMEELSKIDASASVVVSVNNSLVCYGLESYGSDFQKEKYLKPLAAGEKIGAFCLSEPEAGSDATSQQTTAEDKGDYYLLNGTKNWITNGHTASTYLVIAQTDKSLRHKGINAFIVEKGMEGFTVGPKENKMGIRGSDTHSLMFNDVKVPKENRIGEDGFGFKFAMKTLEGGRIGIAAQALGIAAGAYELALAYAQQRKAFGKPIAEHQAIAFKLADMATQIEAARLLVYKAAWLKDQGQSYTLAGSMAKLYASKVAMDVTVEAVQIHGGYGFVKEYHVERLMRDAKITQIYEGTSEIQKMVISREIIR, from the coding sequence ATGCTATTTCAATTAAGTGAAGAACAATTGATGATCCAGCAGGCTGCAAGGGATTTTGCGCAGACTGAATTAAAACCTGGGGTTATCGAAAGAGATGAGCATCAGAAATTTCCTGAAGAACAGGTGAAAAAGCTTGGCGAACTGGGCTTTCTGGGGATGATGGTATCAGAAAAATATAATGGCAGTGGTCTCGATGCACTGTCTTATGTCCTGGTTATGGAAGAGCTGTCTAAAATAGACGCTTCTGCTTCAGTGGTTGTTTCTGTTAACAATTCGCTGGTGTGCTACGGACTGGAATCTTACGGTTCTGATTTTCAAAAAGAAAAATATTTAAAGCCTTTAGCTGCCGGAGAAAAGATTGGTGCTTTCTGCTTATCGGAGCCGGAAGCTGGGTCTGATGCAACTTCTCAGCAAACTACTGCGGAGGATAAGGGCGACTATTACCTCTTAAATGGAACAAAGAACTGGATTACCAATGGTCACACGGCTTCAACCTATTTAGTTATTGCGCAAACCGACAAGTCACTACGTCATAAAGGTATCAATGCTTTTATCGTTGAAAAAGGGATGGAAGGGTTTACAGTAGGGCCGAAAGAGAATAAAATGGGTATTCGTGGTTCTGATACACATTCATTAATGTTTAATGATGTTAAAGTGCCTAAAGAGAATAGGATTGGAGAGGATGGTTTCGGCTTTAAATTTGCCATGAAAACGCTCGAAGGTGGTCGGATTGGTATCGCTGCACAGGCATTGGGAATAGCCGCCGGAGCATATGAACTTGCGCTTGCTTATGCACAACAGCGTAAAGCCTTCGGTAAACCAATTGCAGAGCATCAGGCGATCGCTTTTAAATTGGCTGATATGGCTACTCAAATTGAAGCGGCACGTTTATTGGTTTATAAGGCGGCCTGGTTAAAAGACCAGGGGCAGTCCTATACACTGGCAGGTTCAATGGCAAAGTTATATGCGTCTAAAGTTGCAATGGATGTAACTGTTGAGGCTGTGCAAATACATGGTGGCTATGGATTTGTAAAAGAATATCATGTTGAGCGTTTGATGCGCGATGCAAAAATTACCCAGATTTACGAAGGAACTTCAGAGATTCAAAAGATGGTAATCTCCAGGGAGATCATCAGGTAA
- a CDS encoding glycogen/starch synthase, whose translation MAKTKLLIVTHEMSPFLELTKISEITRQLPQAMQDKGFEIRILMPRFGNINERRNRLHEVIRLSGMNIIIDDNDNPLIIKVASIPAARMQVYFLDNEDYFQRKYVFRDKENKFYADNDERTIFFCKGALETVKKLGWAPDIVHCHGWMTSLVPAYIKTTYKNDPTFKNSKVVYSIYENCFTETLNVDMHKKAIMNSMTADDTKMFENADCDVLHMGAITYSDAVVLADDNIHSNVLKFVKDSNKPTLAYNLTENFENFYSLYEEISNEELASLA comes from the coding sequence ATGGCAAAAACGAAGCTACTGATTGTTACACACGAGATGTCGCCTTTCCTTGAACTCACAAAGATTTCTGAAATTACCCGTCAATTACCACAGGCAATGCAGGATAAAGGATTTGAAATCCGCATTTTGATGCCGAGGTTTGGGAATATTAATGAAAGAAGGAACAGATTGCATGAGGTGATACGTCTTTCAGGAATGAACATCATTATTGATGACAATGACAATCCCTTAATCATTAAGGTGGCTTCCATCCCAGCTGCACGTATGCAGGTATACTTCCTTGACAACGAGGATTATTTTCAGCGCAAATATGTATTCAGGGATAAAGAAAACAAATTTTATGCTGATAATGACGAAAGAACAATCTTCTTTTGCAAAGGCGCGCTCGAAACAGTTAAAAAATTAGGCTGGGCTCCCGATATTGTTCACTGCCATGGCTGGATGACTTCATTGGTGCCTGCGTATATAAAAACAACTTACAAAAACGATCCTACTTTTAAAAATTCTAAGGTGGTTTACTCTATTTATGAGAACTGCTTTACTGAAACTTTAAATGTAGACATGCATAAAAAAGCGATCATGAATTCGATGACCGCTGATGATACAAAAATGTTTGAGAACGCAGATTGCGATGTTCTGCACATGGGGGCTATAACTTACTCTGATGCAGTGGTATTAGCAGACGACAACATCCATAGCAATGTGTTAAAATTTGTTAAAGATTCTAATAAGCCAACTTTAGCTTATAATTTAACAGAAAATTTTGAAAACTTCTATTCTTTGTATGAGGAGATTTCAAATGAAGAATTGGCTTCACTAGCATAA
- the panC gene encoding pantoate--beta-alanine ligase, translated as MKVINTIAALKSLLEPIKLAQQKIALVPTMGALHKGHVSLIKIAQQQADVVVCSIFVNPTQFTDPKDLEKYPRPLEHDMKMLQEAGCNVVFMPSVTEMYPQPETWHIDLGPAEFLLEGEFRKGHYQGVTQIVKKLFDAVNPDVAFFGQKDFQQVLMIKNMVAVFNMPVQIVSCPIIREDDGLAMSSRNIHLSFADRENALVLSKALLYVQDNFSNKSIPALLEEAKKLINETPGVELDYFTIANGDTLLPEEDKKHHNIVALVAAKVGETRLIDNMILN; from the coding sequence TTGAAAGTAATAAATACTATAGCGGCATTAAAGTCGCTGCTTGAACCAATTAAGTTGGCTCAACAGAAAATTGCATTGGTGCCAACAATGGGTGCGTTGCATAAAGGACACGTATCGCTGATAAAAATAGCGCAGCAGCAAGCTGATGTCGTGGTTTGCAGTATTTTTGTAAATCCCACCCAATTTACCGATCCTAAAGACCTGGAAAAGTACCCACGTCCCCTGGAGCATGACATGAAAATGCTACAGGAAGCAGGTTGTAATGTCGTGTTTATGCCTTCGGTTACCGAAATGTACCCTCAGCCCGAAACATGGCATATAGATCTTGGACCGGCGGAGTTTCTTTTAGAGGGAGAATTCAGAAAAGGACATTATCAGGGGGTAACTCAAATTGTTAAAAAGCTATTTGATGCGGTAAACCCTGATGTTGCCTTCTTTGGGCAGAAAGATTTCCAGCAGGTGCTGATGATTAAAAACATGGTAGCTGTGTTTAATATGCCGGTTCAGATTGTTTCCTGTCCTATTATCAGAGAAGATGATGGTTTGGCAATGAGCTCAAGAAATATCCATCTTTCTTTTGCAGATAGGGAAAATGCCCTCGTACTAAGCAAGGCCCTGCTCTATGTGCAGGATAATTTTTCCAACAAAAGCATTCCTGCGTTGCTGGAAGAGGCAAAGAAATTGATTAATGAAACACCGGGGGTGGAACTTGATTATTTTACTATTGCCAATGGAGACACATTGTTACCTGAAGAAGACAAAAAGCATCATAATATTGTAGCGCTGGTTGCTGCCAAGGTTGGAGAGACCCGCCTGATTGATAATATGATACTGAATTGA
- a CDS encoding Lrp/AsnC ligand binding domain-containing protein, with the protein MLKKESQNLEIDNLDIDILKQLMHDATKPYTEIAKDLIVSGGTIHVRMKKLQEMGIIKGSHLIIDPQKAGYDVTAFLGIYLEKGIQYKDAVAQLSKIKEVVELHYTTGAYSMFAKIICRDTSHLRHVLNEEIQAVPGIQRTETLISLEESIRRQIEL; encoded by the coding sequence ATGCTTAAAAAAGAAAGCCAAAATTTAGAAATTGATAACCTGGATATCGACATCTTAAAACAATTGATGCACGATGCAACTAAGCCCTATACAGAAATTGCGAAAGACCTGATCGTTTCGGGTGGCACCATACATGTGAGAATGAAAAAACTGCAGGAAATGGGTATCATTAAAGGCTCGCATTTAATTATAGATCCGCAAAAAGCAGGTTATGACGTTACGGCATTTTTAGGTATCTACTTAGAAAAAGGGATTCAGTATAAGGATGCCGTAGCGCAGTTGAGCAAAATCAAAGAAGTAGTTGAACTACATTATACAACCGGAGCGTATAGCATGTTTGCCAAGATCATATGTAGGGACACAAGCCATCTTAGGCATGTACTGAATGAAGAAATACAGGCCGTACCTGGGATTCAACGCACAGAGACACTGATTTCACTGGAAGAGAGCATTAGAAGACAGATTGAACTTTAG